A segment of the Capnocytophaga sp. ARDL2 genome:
CAAAAATTCGTTACAAACTCAATGCTCAAGGGCAAGTCACCGAGCGAAAAGCTTATAGTCATTCCACCAAAGATTATACGGTTTCGATTCCTACGACACAGAGTATTTTGAGTTTTTCGATACCTCATTCTGCTGTGATTCAACGCAAAACGCACTTTTTTGAATACTATACTTCGAGTAAAAAAGTTGCGCACAAATTGGCGAGTTATCAAAATTTCAATTCATTGGTTTTTAATGAAAATGGCAGTTCGGCTCAAAATAATTATGTTGCTGGATTTCAAGGGCTGTACAAAGCCAATATTTTTAGTAGTGAAAACAATTTACAAGTAGGAACGCTCTATCGCAATTGGGGTCAATTTGCTTACAAAGGAGCCAATCCAGGAGAACCCTTTCAATACATCAACCGCAACCATTTATCGATCAGTCCGCTTGTGGGTGACAGTGAGGGATATTCTCAATCATCGATACAGCAACTTGAAAATCTGATGAATACTCCTGATAGCGAGGCTGATTCTATCGACGAAAACGACAATGGAACCATTGCTATTGGAACAAATACAGTGCTCAATACCAATCGATTGCAAGCCTTGGAACGCTTTGCAGCATTGACACCCCATCGAGCAAATGCTTCGTGGCAAATGCACAACAAACTCAAGGTTACAGCCACCCAAAGTAGTCCGTTTTTGCGTTACGAAGATCAAGATGCTTCTTACAATCCGTCGGTATCTACTACGGTTTCGCCTTGTGCTTCATGCGAGGCGGTGGGAATTGTAAAACAAAGCGAAACCCACTCAAAATCACGTACGCGTTCATCAAGTATTGTTTTTACTTCAATTTCAATGGCGACCAATTCGGGAGAAAGTCGTATGCTCAACGATTTTACCGACATCAATGGCGATGGTTATCCCGATGTGTTGGGAGGAGCGATTCAGTTGACCAATTCGAGAGGAGGATTGACCAATACATTACAAGCCAAAAGTTTGCAAATGAACCAACAAACCAATGGTTCGGGAGCGACTGCGGGTGGTTCGGCACAGGTGTTTTCCACCTCAATCAAAGGGCAAAAAAGCAACACACATACAGTAAAAAATCACCACAACATCAATGGGGCAGGTTCGCTTTCGGGCAGTTATTTTGAATCGACTACTGAAAATCAAGGGATATTTATCGATTTGAATGGTGATGGATTGGCTGATGAAGTAGATTTTGACAATAAAAAGGTGTTTTTTAACCTAGGAAAAAGCTTTCATACGGAAAATTACACAGGATTTGCTGTACAAAATAAACATTTGGTTTCAACATCGAGAAACTTTGGTATTTCGCCAAGTACAGGCTTGGGCTATGCTTTTACGCCTAATGTCAATGACCGTTTCAATGCCGATTTTCACTTGGGCGTAACGGGTTCGGAAACTATTTCGGAACAAAAGACACAATTTTATGACATCAACGGTGACGGTTTGGTCGATTTTGTAAGCAATAAACAGGTCTTTATCAATACAGGAACAGGTTTTGTTACTTCAGGAATGCAATTGCCGGATTTTGAGAAAAATACGACGGTTCAAATCGGTTGGATGACCAATTTGTCTGTATTGTTTCCGGTTTCTGTATTTGGGATTACTATCAAGTTTGGTGGCGGTGGCGGTTATAGCCGTTCGAGTAGTTTTCATTCAGAAAAAATCCGTTTGATGGATTTTGACGGCGATGGTTTTGTTGATGTGTTGTATTCAGACAAAGAAGAGCGGTTGAAAGTGCGATTGTCAAATATTCGCCGTACCAATTTGTTGAAAAAAGTGAGCAATCCTACGGGTTCGTCGTTTATTATGGATTACGCAACGACAGGTTCTACCTATAAAATGCCGTTTAAAAAATGGGTGTTATCGTCTGTGGATATTCACGATGGATTTGTGGGCGATGGTGCCGATGTACAACGCCAACGCTTTGAATATCAGAATGGATTTAAAGACCGTAGAGAACGCAAATTTTTAGGATTTGGTGAAATCAAAACCCATCAATTGGGCGATAATGAGCAAGTGTATCGCACACAAACACAGGAGTTTGTGCTAAACCAGCTGACCGATACAGAGGCAACGGAACCGAGTATGAGCGGAAAGGTGCGAAAATACCAATACATTGGGCAATTGCCTTGGAAATCATCATTGAAAGATGCGTCTGGTCGAGTGCTAAACGAGCAAATTACCGATTATCGTTTGGTGAGTTTAACAGCTAATCAACCGATGGGTAATTTCAATACTACAGAGGCTTCGACCCAAAATTTTGGAGATAAAAGTCGTATTTTGCCCTTGGTGAAAACCCTTACACAAAAGACGCATCATTTTGAGGGAATGAGTAACGATTTTATTACCCATACACAGAGTACACAATTTCAGCGATATGACCGGTATGCACAGCCGTTGCAAGTGAAATTGGTAGAGGACAATTTGGATGTGCGTATTTTGTATCACACGATAAATAATTCGTCAAAATATTTAGTATCTATTCCACGTCAACACCGCATTTTGCATAACAATCAAGTGTTGCGAAAAAGCGATACCACCATAGATGCTGTAGGAAATATTAGGAGTATTTCTCGCGATAGATTGGACGGTCAACAAGCGATTACAAATTATGAGTACAACACATTTGGATTGCTGACGAAAGTAACTTTACCGAAACAAACTGCCAATTCTCCAGAGAGTAGTCGCATGTTCTATTCATACATTTACGACCCAAAATATTATCAATTTGTAAGCCAAGTAACGGATGCTCACGGCTATATCAGCAGCAAATCGTACAGTAATTTTGGAAAAATAGAAAGCGTAACGGATACCAACGGCAACCAATTTTTCTATGATTACGATGCGATGCAACGATTGGTTTTGTTCAAAGGACCATATCACAATGAAAAAACGATTGAACATGAGTACGGTCGCACGGTGCAAAATATACCTTATGCTGTAACCAAACATTATATTACCGACAATCAACATGCACAAAACGCACCGCAACAAATCGTGCATACAGTCAGTTTTTCGGATGGATTGGGTCGCATTATTCAAACCAAAAAACAATTAGACACACCGCAGGAATGTGTAGGTGGCAATGGCTATTGGTTGGAGGTTTCGGGCAAACAATTGTACGATGCCTTGGGACGAGTAACCGCTTCGTATCTGAGTAAAGAGGAGAAAAATTGTCAAGGAGATTTTAATACTCAACTGCGATTGTACAGCGATTTGACACACAACAATCAAGAAAAAACAACCGTTGCTTACGATGCCCTCGACCGACCGCTCTTGCAGACCGTTGTAGGCTTGGATGCTGTAACTTCGTATATTTATGGCAAGGACAACGCTACCCAAACGGCAACGACCCAAGTCATATTGCCAGAAGGCAACCAAACCACGACTTATACAGACCGCCGAGGACACACTGTGCAATCGGTGCAGTACAACAGTGATACAAACGAGGCTTTAGCCACACAATTTGCTTACAATGCCTTGGGCGAATTGCTACAAGTAACCGATGCCGAAGGACATCATACAAAATATCAGTACAATAAATTGGGACAAAAAACTCAGACGATACATCCTGATAGCGGTACAACCAAGTTTGAATACAATCTCGACGGTTCGTTGCGACGCATGGCAAACGAAAAACTCAACCACAACAACCAGTGGATCAATTATTCGTACAACAAAAATCAGTTGATACAAGTACAGTATCCGTCGCATACAGTATCGTATGAATACGGAACCGCGAGTGATTTGGGCAACGGACAAAACCGAGTAGGACGTTTGAAAAAAGTAACGGATTTGACGGGTACTCGAGAGTTTTCGTACGGAAAATTGGGAGAAATCACGCAAGATTACCGAGTGTTGCAATCGCAAAACGGAGTGATGCAATTCTACACCAGGACCCAAACCGACTCGTGGGGGCGTGTGTTGGAGATGACTTACCCTGACGGAGAAAAATTATTTTACGAATACAATACAATAGGACAATTAAAAAAGATAAAGAATTCAAATAATTATGTATATTTGAGGCACGTACTTTATACGTTTTTCGGCGAAGCCAAAGAGATAGAATACGGTAACAAAGTAAAAACCCAAAACGATTTTGATACCATGCGACGTTTGCGTACGATGCGATTGCGAAGACCGAGTAACCACATTTTTTCAAATGTGCAGTACGATTATGACCGCAACCAAAACATTGTGCGACAACGAAATACGGTATCACAGCACAACAATTTGCATTTGGGAGGCGTGAGCGATAAGCAATACCAATACGACAAATACAATCGTTTGTCGAGAGCCATAGGTACATTTACAGGATTTAAGGAAGAGCAAAACTATGATTTGACAATGAGCTACAACGCGACTCATAGTATTGTAAACAAAAACCAGACACACAATGTAACGCTGAATCAAGTACCACAAAATTCGGTGCATAATTATCAAGCGGAGTATTTTTACGATGATGATACACACCCTCACGCACCGTCATTGTTGCAATACCAAGACGGAAAAAGTATTAAATTGAGTTATGATGCCAACGGTAATTTAGAGCATATACAATCAGACAAGGATTTGGTTGTTGTAGGCAATAGAGATTTTGAATGGGACGAGCAAAACCGTTTGTTGTCTGTGGTGGACAATGGCGGACAGCAGATCAGTCATTATGTATATGACCACACAGGCGAGCGAACGTTTAAGTCAGAGCAAGGACTTAGTTTGGCAAATGTATCAGGACAGCAAGCGTATGAAGTATCAGATATGACAAACTATACGCTGTATCCATCAGGCTTTGTCACGGTAAATCCGGAGCGAAATGAATATACCAAGCATTATTACAACAACGGCAAGCGATTGGCAAGTCGCTTGATGACTCTACAAGGACAATTTGTCTCTCAAAATCAGATGCAACCACAGGCGATGAGTATGCAGGCGATGTCGGCTACTCAAAGCCCACAAAACTGTCAGCAACAGTTGGATGCGATTATGCAATACCTTGCCAACGACCCTGCGATGGCAGATTGTTTGACAGCGGTACAAAACATCAATGCAGACCCATCTTATCAAAATGCTTGTGATAAACTCTATGCCGTAAACGCATTAAACTGCTCACCAGCAGATGTGATTGATGTGGTGATTACAGACCCTGTGTACACCCCAGAGGAAATCAGTGAGTTGGATTGTATTAATGCGATATATCAATTGTTTTATTTGTCTGTATATAAAAGCAATAGTACCTATTGGTTGAATGCAGATGTAAAACGCTGTTATAGCCAAATAAAAGGTATAATCATGAAATATTTTATAACACCAGAACCACAACGAATGGATCCTTGTGAGTTTTGGGAGTATTTACAACAATTTTTACCGTGTGAACCTACGCCAACAATTCAAGAGCCAGTTCCAACACCAACGGAGCCAATCACATACGAGCCACCTGTATTGACACAACCAACGCCTGTACACGGTTTCGAACCTGTACAACCATCGTTGGACAGAGTATATTATTATCACGGAGACCACTTAGGAAGTAGCACTTATGTAACCGACGACAACGGACGACCTGTTGCGTATTATGATTATTTGCCATTTGGAGAAGTGGCGGTTGAACACAACCAAACCACGAATTTCAATAATGGGTATAAATTCAACGCAAAAGAGTTAGACGAAGCGACAGGTATGAGTTACTATGGTGCGAGGTATTACGACCCAAGAATAAGCCTGTTTGTGAGTGTAGATCCGCTGGTGGAGAAAACAATGACTCCTTATCAGTATGTGCATCAAAACCCTATCAACTTGATAGACCCAACAGGAATGAGTGCGGATGGTTGGGTGCAGAGAAAAGATGGGACTATTTATTGGGATGAAAACGCAACTTCACAAGCCACGACCAAAGCAGGCGAAACATATTTAGGAAAGACTTACGAAAGAGAAAAAATTTGGAGTAATGTTAATGTCAGAGGGAATATAGAAAATGGTCTAATGCGAGAAAACTATAAGTCCAATGGTAAAATGGAGTATACGAATTTGACTCCTTGGGTAGATAAAGCTTTTGAAGAAATGGCTAAGGGAATATCTGAAACAGGTAGTAACCCCGAAATCACAAAATATTGGGAATACACACAAATGCCTAAAGCTGCCGCAAATGGAGATAAGTGGGCTCAAAGTGTTTTGAAAGAAGACCAAACCCCTTGGTGTGCTGCCTTTGTTAATTACAGTTTAGAAACTTCAGGGGTTGATGGAACTATGTTTGCTACAGCATATTCCTTTAAAAAATATGGTCAAAATTTAGGGAATAACAAACCTGTATATGGCTCAATCGCAGTTATGAATTATTCACACGTGGGTTTTGTCGTTGGTACAAATAAAGATGGTAGAATTATACTACTTGGAGGTAATCAAGGGAATGCTATTAATTTAAGCCCTAATGGAAAGTCCTCAGTTATACAATATGTATATCCAAGCGGACATACTCCTACAAACCTTTCACTGCCTCAATATGATTTAAAAGGACGCTCACTAACAAATGCAACATCAAGATAAGATATAAACAAAATGAAAAGCTTATTTATAACCATAGCAGCTACTATAGTTAGTTGTTTTAATAAACAACCAAAATCCGACCAAGGTATATTTAGTAGTAAAACCCACCAAGATACTCTTGTATATTTGAACAATGATTATAAAATGACGATTTATTCAAGAGATAAAGCAATCTATGATTTTAAACTGTATAATATCAAAACCTTTGTACAATTGGAAGGAACACCTCAATTAATTTTAGTGGAAGATGAGATACCTGAAGGTTCATTGAGGGAAGACCATAATAATCCCAATGATTATAGAGGGTATGAATGTGATAGCGCATATCAATATATAATTGAAAAGATAAAAGTTGTTTTTGCACTTGAAAAAGGTACAAAAAATAGGCTTGATTTAGTAATTTATGATTCTGATTATAAAGATTTTGTAAATGGTGATTATACTTTAGTTAAACAGAATGAAAACATTAGTATTAGAAACTTACCAATCCAATAGAAAAATGACTTATTCTAAATAAATAGGATTAAATATAAACATTACAGGAGAGACTAAAAAAACAGGACGAAAAGATAAAATAGGAAGAGATGCGTATTTTGCAGAAGGTTCAGCACCATTTTATATCACAACAGAAACAAAAATGGATATAAATTTAAGAGCCAATGTTACTTCAAGTATAGATAAAAAAGGAAATTTATCTAAAAAATTTAACGGAATAGATTTTAATGTTACTATAAGTGGTAAGGTAATAGCACCTTATCCAGATATGTCAATGAAATTATTTGATAGAGAGATGAGTTTACAAGGGAATCCGATGACTCCTGATATTTCTCAAAACCCTTCTTTTATTCAAGGTGGTGATGTTCCAACTTTAACCTATAAAACACATTGGAGTTCAACATCTATCCAAAAAAATTATGGAAAATCCTTTAATATCAATTTTAATTTTAAAGGGCAATATGCTAATGGATTAAAATCAATGACAATGCCAAGTATTTTAGGAGTATTAGGTATTCCTAATACTACAAATATAAGAACATTTATAAAATTCAATAATCAACGGAAATAATGAAAAAAAAAATCTTACTATCAATTCTTTTAATCCTACTTAATTGTAAAGAAAAAAAAAATAATGATTTAATTAACCAATCATTGGAAAAATTTTATCGAACAGAAGACTTAAATAGTTTGATAGAAACATATAATCAATTATTTAATGATGTAAATAAAAAAGAAGTTTTAAAAAGATATAATAAAAAACAGGTTATACCTTTTTTTATTGCTCTGAATAAAAAGAAAGAACTTAAAGAAATATTAGAATATCAAGAAAAAATAGATTATCATGACAAACTTTTAATTAATCTATTAGCTTATAATATAGAAAAAGAAAATGGAAATATAAACAAACAACCAATTTATAATAATATAAAAATTATACAAAAGGAATTGTCAAAATCTCCAAAGGATTCTATTTTATATATTGATTATTTTTCTATGAGATCAATGTTGGTTGATGAAACGGAACTAAAAACAGAAATAGATAGCATGAGATATACTAATTTTTATTTTTCAAACAATTTTTATGAATTTATTATTGAAGATGCTATTAATGAATTAAAAAACAATGAGGTTACTAAGAATATTTTTAAAAGATAATTTTTCCTTTGATAAATTTAAAAATTAATCCCTTTCGCCAAGTGCAGGCTTGGGCTATGCTTTTACGCCTAATGTCAATGACCGTTTCAATGCCGATTTTCACTTGGCCGTAACGGGTTCGGAAACTATTTCGGAACAAAAGACACAATTTTATGACATCAATGGTGACGGTTTGGTCGATTTTGTAAGCAATAAACAGGTCTTTATCAATACAGGAACAGGTTTTGCTACTTCAGGAATGCAATTGCCGGATTTTGAGAAAAATACGACGGTTCAAATCGGTTGGATGACCAATTTGTCTGTATTGTTTCCGGTTTCTGTATTTGGGATTACTATCAAGTTTGGTGGCGGTGGCGGTTATAGCCGTTCGAGTAGTTTTCATTCAGAAAAAATCCGTTTGATGGATTTTGACGGCGATGGTTTTGTTGACGTGTTGTATTCAGACAAAGAAGAGCGATTGAAAGTGCGATTGTCAAATATTCGCCGTACCAATTTGTTGAAAAAAGTGAGCAATCCTACGGGTTCGTCGTTTATTATGGATTACGCAACGACAGGTTCTACCTATAAAATGCCGTTTAAAAAATGGGTGTTATCGTCTGTGGATATTCACGATGGATTTGTGGGCGATGGTGCCAATGTACAACGCCAACGCTTTGAATATCAGAATGGATTTAAAGACCGTAGAGAACGCAAATTTTTAGGATTTGGTGAAATCAAAACCCATCAATTGGGCGATAATGAGCAAGTGTATCGCACACAAACACAGGAGTTTGTGCTAAACCAGCTGACCGATACAGAGGCAACGGAACCGAGTATGAGCGGAAAGGTGCGAAAA
Coding sequences within it:
- a CDS encoding TIGR02594 family protein, whose protein sequence is MRRHQKTISWFFLYLFVFQIGIESVYALKNHDIISYRFWNSKENINISASFLTPQVSPLTSTPVKAELYEVKEGTNTVACSNNTEYTNLKSGTRQSRLNEVNQGTSNHFIIGYHPATGVDEPFDNVFVFDWETKDVDKQVFLTADVKGVSNASGLSFSVNQQQVVGGYFVEKSNDWKRIKIPLSTTHLHNGKNHILFTNGDNQQLFYELKNLQIQIENTNKNTDFQLFDEQVLFTHNQKAYLKGTVQPNVKNIRINGVKAQLQGDFFEVVFPMESNCNSVTIELDKSNTTESLQHTFSEQKELTFAQKMEEFSLSTAVQFDANSSTWQVSLPSLFLEIPSESYPKASQITATPLRPRDVAPLGQKIVNVTATNSGYRLLPAGAKFSESLSLSLGIDDQKLPKGYHLHDVQIFYFDVDEKRWVAIETKSIDTENNTITGLTNHFTDFIAGVIQAPEHPEGEAFAPTTISDMQVAQPLANQMQIAPPTANQLGDGRIEFPIHIPSGRNGLQPNLSLSYNHSGSSSVVGYGWDLPIPSIAINSKFGVPEFHAQKETESYLFNGEELLQKNGSNLYLAHREEHHINRTSPAFFYPKVEGDFSRIERLGTAPNAYSWVVWDKLGTKYYYGTHLNSRMYDSATGNISQWFLDKIEDKNGNYISYNYHTKHYESDHLEGGKEVLLGSIGYTFHLNLPYGNFNRHQINFIYSDASRPDATISYRNGFKEVSASVLEKIEVSSYDTGRKKSEYGINYLLNHSTGVFSKHLLQSIETQYVKYNAQGGIESSHSYHHAFDYYNDVSGGLFGEERILNTPSDIGLGIIDDLDFLNKVDLSMLHASVDKGVEQKHIEGGVGVGLGTLASNNPITYIGTISTAFAFPVRVTNKPIVQLVDIDADGLPDKVVKIGNQWKYRKNLDGLAFSPQLYSIHNFNELNVTASKTVNKPDINLNLFHTTIGFSKNNTLSNTTTYLSDVNADGILDYVRDKKVFFGKIDSTLGQPTFTVNSAETPNVIYKGSEVEESVLNQPVEFSNANDLMEIVKVWRAPKSGKININGTVSKDFTSVDQGVRVAIQRSYWQTFSNGNFLLNDEEENDESLIENDEFVEELVENSVENDDFVEELVENLVENDEFVEELVENSVESDDFVEELVENSVESGDFVQELVENSVESGDFVQELVENSVENDDFVEELVENSVESDDFVEELVENHFSPIGIGRFYTNSYILSPSLMVAQSMPTNFQNISVTKGDLIFFRVNSSQIPVDELSITWNPEIVYTNENFESPNSYKQYSSNYSDAFVYGTSQPKIEVIKEPGVYQLGWNAFPINNVTFQGAELSDEVRIRFSVYKTAQNGVQLVEQKETIIPINGNHLVQAPHFQLNLSQIDKYNPDTYRFVKVEVLANSQINWKKLDTKFNPFFQKIGGEKVDLIPYYQVFANQHTQYAPSVLVGSPKKVVVKHNFSLSNCTSVDCENQYVYFVVKNQRGQIPNNLIVNGQNFPAKIRYKLNAQGQVTERKAYSHSTKDYTVSIPTTQSILSFSIPHSAVIQRKTHFFEYYTSSKKVAHKLASYQNFNSLVFNENGSSAQNNYVAGFQGLYKANIFSSENNLQVGTLYRNWGQFAYKGANPGEPFQYINRNHLSISPLVGDSEGYSQSSIQQLENLMNTPDSEADSIDENDNGTIAIGTNTVLNTNRLQALERFAALTPHRANASWQMHNKLKVTATQSSPFLRYEDQDASYNPSVSTTVSPCASCEAVGIVKQSETHSKSRTRSSSIVFTSISMATNSGESRMLNDFTDINGDGYPDVLGGAIQLTNSRGGLTNTLQAKSLQMNQQTNGSGATAGGSAQVFSTSIKGQKSNTHTVKNHHNINGAGSLSGSYFESTTENQGIFIDLNGDGLADEVDFDNKKVFFNLGKSFHTENYTGFAVQNKHLVSTSRNFGISPSTGLGYAFTPNVNDRFNADFHLGVTGSETISEQKTQFYDINGDGLVDFVSNKQVFINTGTGFVTSGMQLPDFEKNTTVQIGWMTNLSVLFPVSVFGITIKFGGGGGYSRSSSFHSEKIRLMDFDGDGFVDVLYSDKEERLKVRLSNIRRTNLLKKVSNPTGSSFIMDYATTGSTYKMPFKKWVLSSVDIHDGFVGDGADVQRQRFEYQNGFKDRRERKFLGFGEIKTHQLGDNEQVYRTQTQEFVLNQLTDTEATEPSMSGKVRKYQYIGQLPWKSSLKDASGRVLNEQITDYRLVSLTANQPMGNFNTTEASTQNFGDKSRILPLVKTLTQKTHHFEGMSNDFITHTQSTQFQRYDRYAQPLQVKLVEDNLDVRILYHTINNSSKYLVSIPRQHRILHNNQVLRKSDTTIDAVGNIRSISRDRLDGQQAITNYEYNTFGLLTKVTLPKQTANSPESSRMFYSYIYDPKYYQFVSQVTDAHGYISSKSYSNFGKIESVTDTNGNQFFYDYDAMQRLVLFKGPYHNEKTIEHEYGRTVQNIPYAVTKHYITDNQHAQNAPQQIVHTVSFSDGLGRIIQTKKQLDTPQECVGGNGYWLEVSGKQLYDALGRVTASYLSKEEKNCQGDFNTQLRLYSDLTHNNQEKTTVAYDALDRPLLQTVVGLDAVTSYIYGKDNATQTATTQVILPEGNQTTTYTDRRGHTVQSVQYNSDTNEALATQFAYNALGELLQVTDAEGHHTKYQYNKLGQKTQTIHPDSGTTKFEYNLDGSLRRMANEKLNHNNQWINYSYNKNQLIQVQYPSHTVSYEYGTASDLGNGQNRVGRLKKVTDLTGTREFSYGKLGEITQDYRVLQSQNGVMQFYTRTQTDSWGRVLEMTYPDGEKLFYEYNTIGQLKKIKNSNNYVYLRHVLYTFFGEAKEIEYGNKVKTQNDFDTMRRLRTMRLRRPSNHIFSNVQYDYDRNQNIVRQRNTVSQHNNLHLGGVSDKQYQYDKYNRLSRAIGTFTGFKEEQNYDLTMSYNATHSIVNKNQTHNVTLNQVPQNSVHNYQAEYFYDDDTHPHAPSLLQYQDGKSIKLSYDANGNLEHIQSDKDLVVVGNRDFEWDEQNRLLSVVDNGGQQISHYVYDHTGERTFKSEQGLSLANVSGQQAYEVSDMTNYTLYPSGFVTVNPERNEYTKHYYNNGKRLASRLMTLQGQFVSQNQMQPQAMSMQAMSATQSPQNCQQQLDAIMQYLANDPAMADCLTAVQNINADPSYQNACDKLYAVNALNCSPADVIDVVITDPVYTPEEISELDCINAIYQLFYLSVYKSNSTYWLNADVKRCYSQIKGIIMKYFITPEPQRMDPCEFWEYLQQFLPCEPTPTIQEPVPTPTEPITYEPPVLTQPTPVHGFEPVQPSLDRVYYYHGDHLGSSTYVTDDNGRPVAYYDYLPFGEVAVEHNQTTNFNNGYKFNAKELDEATGMSYYGARYYDPRISLFVSVDPLVEKTMTPYQYVHQNPINLIDPTGMSADGWVQRKDGTIYWDENATSQATTKAGETYLGKTYEREKIWSNVNVRGNIENGLMRENYKSNGKMEYTNLTPWVDKAFEEMAKGISETGSNPEITKYWEYTQMPKAAANGDKWAQSVLKEDQTPWCAAFVNYSLETSGVDGTMFATAYSFKKYGQNLGNNKPVYGSIAVMNYSHVGFVVGTNKDGRIILLGGNQGNAINLSPNGKSSVIQYVYPSGHTPTNLSLPQYDLKGRSLTNATSR